GCTGGCCGGCGTGCCGCGCGACCGGTACGTGCTCGCCACCAAGGTCTACTTCCCCATGTCGCCGCAGGACCAGGGGCTCTCGGCGGCGCAGATCGCGAAGCAGCTCGACGCCTCCCTCCGGCGGCTCCGGGTCGACCACGTCGACCTCTACCAGTGCCACCGCTACGACGAGCGCACGCCGCTCGAGGAGACGATGGCGGCGCTCACCCGCGCGGTGGAGCAGGGGAAGACGCGCTACGTCGGCTTCTCGGAGTGGAGCCCGGACCAGATCCGCGCGGCGCTGGCGCTCCCCGGGGCGCGCTTCGTGTCGAGCCAGCCGCAGTATTCGCTCCTGTGGCGCTCGCCGGAGGAGGAGGTGTTCCCGCTCTGCGCCCGCGAAGGCATCGGCAACATCGTCTGGTCGCCGCTCGGCCAGGGCGTCCTCACCGGCAAGTACCGGCCCGGCCACCCTCCCCCGGCCGACTCGCGCGCGGCGAGCGAGGCCATGGGCGGCTTCCTCCAGAAGCGGCTCGACGAGCACGTGCTGGCCGGGGTGCAGCGCCTCCGGCCCATCGCCGCCGAGCTCGGCCTCACGCTCCCCGAGCTCGCGCTCGCCTGGGTGCTGCGGAGGAGCGAGGTCACCGCCGCCATCATCGGGGCCTCGCGGCCGGAGCAGGTGACCGAGAACGTCCGCGCCTCGGGGGTGAAGCTCGACGCGGCGGTGCTCGCGCGCATCGACCAGGCGCTCGCCTGAGGTGCGGCCCGCCCGCTGAGCCGCGCAGTGCCGCGTCAAGTCGCCGCAGTTCTTGCGGGCCGGTGCGAACGTTGCGCGGCCCTCCGCGCCCGCCCCCGTCCTCGCCACACCGATCTCCTCAGTTCCCGCGGGGACTTGGCGAGGGTCACCGGGTGGCACCGGCCGTGCATCGCGCTCCGGCGCACCCCACCCCTTCCACCACCCCACCGGAGGTCATCCATGGCCAACAAGATCACCGAGGATTGCACCAACTGCGGCGCTTGCGAGGCCGAGTGCCCGAACCAGGCCATCTCGGCCGGCGACGACACCTACCTCATCGACGCCGCCAAGTGCGACGAGTGCAAGGCCGCCGGTCAGGACCCCGCCTGCATGGGCGTCTGCCCGACCGACTGCATCGTCAAGCTCTAGGACCGCTCCGCGCGGTCGCGACGAGAAGCCCCGGGTTCCCCCCCGGGGCTTCTCGTTTTCTGGGCCGGCGCTACGGGAACTCGACGCCGATGCGGCCGACGAGCCCCCAGTCCGGGGAGCCGAAGTCGCCGCCGCTCGTCGGCCAGCGGATGAGCGCCGCCGCGCCGATGTTGAGCGGCGACGGCCCGAACCTGAACCGCACGCCAGGGCGCACGCCGACGAACGTCTGCCCCCTGTCCTTGAAGATGTCGCCGAAGTCGACCCCGCGGCGCCCGAGCTCGCCCAGCACCTCGAGCCGGATCACCGTCACCGGCACGACGAAGCCGGCCAGGATCGAGCCGGCCCAGGGCTGGCCGTAGTTCCCGCTCACCGTCTTGTCGACGGAGACACCGACCCCGAGCCCGCCGATCTGCGCGAGGAGGTCGCCGCCGACCAGGGCGGTGCCCTCGTTACCGTGGGCGAACGAGTTCTTCACGCTCCCCCAGTTCGGCTGCAGTCCCTGATAGCCCCCGAAGCCCTCGACCAGGAGGCTCTGGGCCCGGGCCGCGGCGGGTGCGAGACAGGCGATGGCGATGAGGAACGCTGCGACACGTCTGGTCATATCTCCCTCCGGGCGGACCATCCGCCGCTCGCTGGAATATAGGAATCGCAGCGGTCTCGAGCGCCGCAGAGGGGGCTGACCCCAGAGGCAGGCAGGCCGCCGCCCGGGGTCAGAACGCGAGCTCGCCCCATCCCACCTCGACCGTGTGCCCTCCGACGCGGACGTCCTCGACCGCGCCCGCGCGCCGCCCCGCCCGCACGTGGAGCCGGCTCGGCCGGCGGGTCTCGAGGCCCTGCTCGATGAGGACGCGCTCGTCCGGGCGCGCCACGCCGTGCGCCACCATCCAGGCGGCGCAGCAGCCGGCCGCGGAGCCGGTGGCGGGGTCCTCTCCGCCGTAGAACAGCATCCGCGCGTGGAGGCGCGCCGCCGGGTCCACCGTCTCGCGCGCGACGAAGTAGAAGAAGCGCGCGTCGGTCCGCGCCAGGTAGTCGGCGCCGCGGGCCAGGTCCGGCCGGAGCCGCTCCAGGGCGGCCAGCGAGCGGACCGGCGCGATGGCGAAGGCGAGGCCGGTCGAGACCGTCTCGATCGGCAGCGCCTCGTCGAGGACGCCGTCCGGCAGGCCCAGCGCCCGCGCCACCTCGCGGTGGTCGTGGCGCGCCCCGAAGACCGGCGCGCGCTGCCGCATCTCGCCGAAGGCGCCGCCGGGGCCGTCCTCGAACGCGACCGGCACGCGCCCCACCCCGAGCTCCAGCACCACCTCGGCTGCCCCGCTCGCGCCGCGCAGCACCGCGGCCGTGCCGAGCGTGGGGTGGCCGGCGAAGGGCAGCTCCTCGTCGACGGTGAAGATCCGGACGCGGGTGGCGCCCGGGGCCGCCTCGCCCGGCAGGACGAAGGTGGTCTCGGACAGGTTCGTCTCGCGCGCGAGGCGCTGCATCTCCGCGCCCGAGAGGCCGCGCGCGTCGGTGAAGACGGCGAGCTGGTTCCCCTCGAGCGGACGGCTGGTGAAGACGTCGACGAGGGTGAAGGCGAGGCGGCGGGCGGTGGGGGCGGTCATCCCGGCTCCTGGGTCGAGGAGGCGGGACTCTAGCTCAGGGCGCGGCGGCGGTGGCCCGCTCCCCGGCCGGCGGCGGGGCCACCAGGGCCGGCGCCCACACCGCCTCGCTCCGCGCCGGCGCGGCGGCCGCGGCGGCCGGCGCCGGAGGGCAGGCGGGCGCCTCCGCCCGCGCCGCGGGCCGCGGCCGGGCGCGCGCCTTCCGGACGGCCGGGACCGGCTCGGCCGGCCCCGCCGCGGGCGCGGGCGCCACCACCACCGTCCCCGGCTGGCCGGGCGTGGTCTGGGCGGCGAGCGAGGTGCTCGCGTCGTGCGCGCTCTCGGTGTGCGCGGTGCCCTCGCTGTCGCTCGAGGCGTTCGCGGTCGCGGTGGCGGGCGCCTGCGCCTTGTTCGCCGCCGTGCCCAGGTAGTCGGTCATCTTCTCCGCCATCTTCTCGTAGCCGCCGACGAGGCGCCTGCGCGCGTCCTCCTCCGAGGTCCGGGCCAGGTCGCGATCCGACGAGAGCTCGGCGAGCCGCTTCTGCAGGGCGTCGTTCCGGCCGCGGAGCGCGTCGTTCTCGGCCAGCACCGCGCGCGTCGGCTCGCCGAGGCACTGCTGCAGCACCTTCTCCTCCGACGTCTGCTCGGGGAGCCGGTCGCCCCGGGTCCAGGCGTCGAGCGCGCGCGCCTGCCAGCGGTAGTCGGCGCGCGCGACGCACTCCTGCATGAGGCGCGTCAGCCGGTCCTCCGACCACCGCGGCTCCGGCGGCGCGCACGGCCCCACCTCCTCCTTGGAGCCTGCGAGCCAGCGCTCGCTCCGGCGCACCCAGCAGTTGTCCTTCTGCGCCACCTTGACGCTGGTGCACGCGGCCGCCGCGGCCCAGAGCGCCAGCAGCACCCGTCTCGAGCGAGCCATACCCGCCTCCCCCCGGCTGCCGGTGGAGCAGCCGGCGGTAAAGCTAGGGATGCGACGCCCGGCGAGAAGGCGGGCGCGAGGGGCGGCGGCGCGCCGGAGGGGTCGGGAGGCCCCACCCCGGGGCCCGGGCGGCGTCGCGTCCGGGACCGCGTGCGACGGTTTGCGCCTCTTGCGCCCCGCCCTGCCGGGGCTATCCTCTCGCCCCCCATGCCGCGTCTCCCCGATCCGCGCTTCGCCCCCGACTGCGCCATCTCGGTCGACGGCGACCGCGTCCCGGCCCGCCGCGGCGAGAGCGTCACCTCGGCGCTCCTCGCCGCCGGCCGGCCCCTCGTCTCGCGCAGCCCGAAGTACCACCGGCCCCGGGGGCCCTTCTGCCTCTCGGGCTCCTGCGCCGCCTGCCTGGTCCGCGTGGACGGACAGCCGAACGTCCGGGCCTGC
The DNA window shown above is from Anaeromyxobacter diazotrophicus and carries:
- a CDS encoding aldo/keto reductase family protein; this encodes MQYRKLGRSDLAVSEIALGSWLTYGGGVPRERAEACVRRAFDEGINFFDTANVYALGAAESFLGAALAGVPRDRYVLATKVYFPMSPQDQGLSAAQIAKQLDASLRRLRVDHVDLYQCHRYDERTPLEETMAALTRAVEQGKTRYVGFSEWSPDQIRAALALPGARFVSSQPQYSLLWRSPEEEVFPLCAREGIGNIVWSPLGQGVLTGKYRPGHPPPADSRAASEAMGGFLQKRLDEHVLAGVQRLRPIAAELGLTLPELALAWVLRRSEVTAAIIGASRPEQVTENVRASGVKLDAAVLARIDQALA
- a CDS encoding 4Fe-4S binding protein gives rise to the protein MANKITEDCTNCGACEAECPNQAISAGDDTYLIDAAKCDECKAAGQDPACMGVCPTDCIVKL
- a CDS encoding PhzF family phenazine biosynthesis protein; protein product: MTAPTARRLAFTLVDVFTSRPLEGNQLAVFTDARGLSGAEMQRLARETNLSETTFVLPGEAAPGATRVRIFTVDEELPFAGHPTLGTAAVLRGASGAAEVVLELGVGRVPVAFEDGPGGAFGEMRQRAPVFGARHDHREVARALGLPDGVLDEALPIETVSTGLAFAIAPVRSLAALERLRPDLARGADYLARTDARFFYFVARETVDPAARLHARMLFYGGEDPATGSAAGCCAAWMVAHGVARPDERVLIEQGLETRRPSRLHVRAGRRAGAVEDVRVGGHTVEVGWGELAF